One part of the uncultured Bacteroides sp. genome encodes these proteins:
- a CDS encoding tetratricopeptide repeat protein: MGEEFKPEVEIERLTKLIEEKPENVEAYNSRGDVFYTLEKYDKAIQDYDKAIELDVNCIYAYNSRGNSFYALEEYNKAIQDYDKAIELDANYIYAYGGRGDAFYALKEYDKAIQAYNKAIELDANYIYAYNSRGNSFYAQEEYNKAIQDYDKVIELDANYIYAYNSRGNAFYAQKEYDKAIQDYDKAIELDANYIFAYNSRGNAFYTLKEYDKAIQDYDKTIELDPSWALAYDSRGNVFYAQEKYDKAIQDYDKAIELDANYIYAYNARGNAFYAQEKYDKAIQNYGKTIELDANNIDAYILRGNIFYAQEEYDKAIQDYDKAIELDANYIFAYNSRGNAFYAQKEYDKAIQDYDKAIELDANYIFAYNSRGNAFYTLKEYDKAIQDYDKTIELNPSWALAYDSRGGVFYALKKYDKAIRDYDKAIELDANYIYAYNARGNAFYAQEEYDKAIQDYNKTIELDANYIFAYNNRGNAFYAQEEYNKAIQDYNKTIELDANYIFAYNNRGNAFYALKKYDKAIQDYNKTIELDSSWDLAYYNRGNVFYAQEEYDKAIQDYNKAIELNPNYKYAYINKGYASFNLKDWVNAAQSFNAAKSSILDILSWFGENEQIEEVIRFMIEYDDFFNKTISSEDISIDHKELLKKIYINALQIIASLHVKNESTAAHYTKRATAATLLFFEDSKYRLNSIMTANDPQEGETLLKYFKLKESKKSKGEDSNNKEPKHDYQAFIGCFTFNHESLNQFRLYGKASDKEATGISLVLNKNFFNEKMDIGLLSNCFSKDDKKEYANVNNDLSKKYALYRCIYVDPETYKIISIGHKEEYSFYREFKEKKRIDEEKNKEVIDKYNESLDEIKNKVNKCFYKLSQCIEDAISKELDQDIICELLLPLRYLVKHVAFKEEQECRIFDIKDLQEDKLKEKEKREIKFTPDYAQMFIEYQPIMEYVEKVIFAPKTEGVDLFKKAAEQKGLNVKCDVSNHPFS; the protein is encoded by the coding sequence ATGGGAGAAGAATTTAAACCTGAGGTAGAAATTGAGAGATTAACAAAATTAATTGAAGAAAAACCTGAAAATGTCGAGGCATATAATAGTAGAGGTGATGTTTTTTATACACTAGAAAAATATGATAAAGCAATTCAAGATTATGATAAAGCTATAGAATTAGATGTTAATTGTATTTATGCTTATAATAGTAGAGGTAATTCCTTTTATGCACTAGAAGAATATAATAAAGCAATACAAGATTATGATAAAGCTATAGAATTAGATGCAAATTATATTTATGCTTATGGTGGCAGAGGTGATGCCTTTTATGCACTAAAAGAATATGATAAAGCAATACAAGCTTATAATAAAGCTATAGAATTAGATGCTAATTATATTTATGCTTATAATAGTAGAGGTAATTCCTTTTATGCACAAGAAGAATATAATAAAGCAATACAAGATTATGATAAAGTTATAGAATTAGATGCTAATTATATTTATGCTTATAATAGTAGAGGTAATGCCTTTTATGCACAAAAAGAATATGATAAAGCAATTCAAGATTATGATAAAGCCATTGAGTTAGATGCTAATTATATTTTTGCTTATAATAGTAGAGGTAATGCCTTTTATACATTAAAAGAATATGATAAAGCAATTCAAGATTATGATAAAACTATAGAATTAGATCCAAGTTGGGCTCTAGCTTATGATAGCAGAGGTAATGTCTTTTATGCACAAGAAAAATATGATAAAGCAATTCAAGATTATGATAAAGCAATAGAATTAGATGCTAATTATATTTATGCTTATAATGCTAGAGGTAATGCCTTTTATGCACAAGAAAAATATGATAAAGCAATTCAAAATTATGGTAAAACTATAGAATTAGATGCTAATAATATCGATGCTTATATTCTTAGAGGTAATATCTTTTATGCACAAGAAGAATATGATAAAGCAATTCAAGATTATGATAAAGCAATAGAATTAGATGCTAATTATATTTTTGCTTATAATAGTAGAGGTAATGCCTTTTATGCACAAAAAGAATATGATAAAGCAATTCAAGATTATGATAAAGCCATTGAGTTAGATGCTAATTATATTTTTGCTTATAATAGTAGAGGTAATGCCTTTTATACATTAAAAGAATATGATAAAGCAATTCAAGATTATGATAAAACTATTGAATTGAATCCTAGTTGGGCTCTAGCTTATGATAGTAGAGGTGGTGTCTTTTATGCATTAAAAAAATATGATAAAGCAATACGAGATTATGATAAAGCCATTGAATTAGATGCTAATTATATCTATGCATATAATGCTAGAGGTAATGCTTTCTATGCTCAAGAAGAATATGATAAAGCAATACAAGATTATAATAAAACTATAGAATTAGATGCTAATTATATTTTTGCTTATAATAACAGAGGTAATGCTTTCTATGCTCAAGAAGAATATAATAAAGCAATACAAGATTATAATAAAACTATAGAATTAGATGCTAATTATATTTTTGCTTATAATAATAGAGGTAATGCCTTCTATGCACTAAAAAAATATGATAAAGCAATACAAGATTATAATAAAACTATAGAGCTAGATTCTAGTTGGGATCTAGCTTATTATAATAGAGGTAATGTCTTTTATGCACAAGAAGAATATGATAAAGCAATTCAGGATTACAATAAAGCTATTGAGTTAAATCCTAATTACAAATATGCATATATTAATAAAGGTTATGCATCTTTTAACCTAAAAGATTGGGTAAATGCAGCTCAATCTTTTAATGCAGCAAAGAGTAGTATACTAGACATTTTGTCATGGTTTGGTGAAAACGAACAAATAGAAGAAGTCATTAGATTCATGATAGAGTATGACGACTTTTTTAATAAAACAATTAGCTCTGAGGATATTTCTATAGATCATAAAGAACTATTAAAAAAAATATATATTAACGCGTTGCAAATAATAGCATCGTTACATGTTAAAAATGAATCTACAGCTGCTCACTATACCAAGAGAGCAACAGCAGCTACGCTGCTATTTTTTGAAGATTCTAAATATAGACTTAATTCTATAATGACAGCTAATGATCCACAAGAAGGTGAAACACTTCTTAAATATTTTAAGCTAAAAGAATCAAAAAAAAGTAAAGGCGAAGATTCTAATAATAAAGAGCCAAAACATGATTATCAAGCCTTTATTGGTTGTTTTACATTTAATCATGAGAGCTTAAATCAATTCAGACTTTATGGTAAAGCATCAGATAAAGAGGCAACAGGTATTAGTCTCGTTTTAAATAAAAATTTCTTTAACGAAAAGATGGATATTGGTTTATTGTCAAATTGCTTTTCAAAAGATGACAAAAAAGAATATGCAAACGTTAATAATGATTTATCGAAAAAATATGCTTTGTATCGATGTATTTACGTTGATCCAGAAACATACAAAATAATCTCAATAGGGCACAAAGAAGAATATTCATTCTATAGAGAATTTAAAGAAAAAAAGAGAATTGATGAAGAAAAAAATAAGGAAGTTATAGACAAATACAATGAGAGTCTTGATGAGATAAAAAATAAAGTGAATAAATGTTTTTATAAATTATCCCAATGTATTGAAGATGCTATAAGTAAAGAGCTTGATCAAGATATTATCTGTGAATTGCTCCTTCCATTACGCTATTTAGTTAAACACGTTGCATTTAAAGAAGAACAAGAATGTAGGATCTTTGATATAAAGGATTTGCAAGAAGATAAACTTAAAGAGAAAGAAAAAAGAGAAATTAAATTCACACCTGATTACGCACAAATGTTTATAGAATATCAGCCTATTATGGAATATGTTGAAAAAGTTATTTTTGCGCCAAAAACAGAGGGTGTAGATCTCTTTAAGAAAGCTGCGGAACAAAAAGGATTAAATGTAAAATGCGACGTTAGTAATCATCCATTTTCTTAG
- a CDS encoding HU family DNA-binding protein, whose product MGIPYKFKEINDNLSKDTKKKGGVHPIIKSREKLNTKALAEYIAGNDPLLRTEMELAITKTFSAIEKALKNGYTVALNDYGAFQLSAQFREDFNPEKTHRAESIEVKSVNFRASSKMKKRISAAGFEKSER is encoded by the coding sequence ATGGGCATACCATATAAATTCAAAGAGATAAACGATAATTTAAGTAAAGACACAAAGAAAAAAGGCGGTGTTCACCCAATAATAAAAAGCAGAGAAAAGCTAAACACAAAAGCATTAGCCGAATACATTGCAGGAAACGACCCATTACTACGTACAGAAATGGAGCTAGCAATAACAAAAACATTTAGTGCAATAGAGAAAGCTTTAAAAAACGGTTACACAGTTGCCTTAAATGACTATGGTGCTTTCCAACTCTCTGCACAATTCCGTGAAGACTTTAATCCCGAAAAAACTCATCGCGCCGAGAGTATTGAGGTGAAGAGTGTTAATTTCCGGGCTTCTTCCAAGATGAAGAAGCGGATTAGTGCTGCTGGGTTTGAGAAGAGTGAGAGGTGA
- a CDS encoding VapE domain-containing protein — protein sequence MNVSHYKGGNKGRPTFLENSPITEVINSFSSLKYASLVDDIRNNSTDTAKAWEQLPSFTFGATFNGGRTKTNMEQYNGIVQLCSTKLEPKQAEALRDNAAKEPNTLASFINTDGTEIIILVPVSRPDNSQPQTNEEIAQFHEQAFATVSIYYESCLYADFKKSTHSLAQLTTATYDPQLFFNSEAEVFLVATKKDYEKKPEKLLRNMEGDPISFAHLPIGEARDLEIKRAFDRAYSNTLNKESFLEENRSQFVYGLAYFCCLAGLPEAETAKLALPRCITNNFTADDLRRTIRIKYKEYENAFGTDSGLTKVEKETHQLEEFIKRNFMLRRNVILQGIEFRYADHTNHEWTELRDHHLNTIYIRAHKEGINCTLNDVKAMVDSEFTPSYHPFKDFIFVPFTEWDGHDYIADVAATVPTKDPEYFEWCFRKWFVALVASLINDRVINHQILVLIGGKHGMGKSTWPERLLPPEWRKSHFDANVFSNNANATRMKLSTSAILNIDELDTIQRYDQETVKELFTTFNINIRISPDRPPRNFTRHASFFGTTNHMDILRDYTGSRRNLCHEVTGPINFDFTIDYKQLYAQAWNMILNGFRYYFNSEENSIVEQHNQHYMETDADMELFYEYYRKPEGEEEGIFLSAAKLAEYIKSKTGIAISKKMIVKLGRNLKSLNYQWKRVKGKTVYNVVIKELD from the coding sequence ATGAATGTATCACACTACAAAGGTGGAAATAAAGGCCGCCCTACATTTCTTGAAAACAGTCCGATAACAGAAGTAATCAACTCTTTCAGCAGTTTAAAATACGCAAGCCTCGTTGACGATATCCGAAACAACAGCACAGACACAGCCAAAGCATGGGAGCAACTCCCCTCTTTCACATTTGGCGCCACTTTCAATGGCGGACGTACCAAAACCAATATGGAGCAGTACAACGGAATTGTTCAGCTTTGCAGCACAAAACTGGAACCGAAACAAGCCGAAGCCCTTCGGGATAATGCAGCCAAAGAACCCAACACCCTCGCCTCTTTCATAAATACAGACGGAACAGAAATTATCATCCTTGTTCCTGTATCTCGTCCGGATAATTCACAACCGCAGACAAATGAAGAGATTGCACAGTTTCACGAGCAGGCATTTGCAACTGTCAGCATCTATTACGAATCATGCTTATACGCTGATTTTAAGAAAAGTACGCACTCACTGGCACAACTAACCACCGCCACCTACGATCCGCAATTATTCTTTAATTCTGAAGCAGAAGTGTTCCTGGTAGCCACCAAAAAGGATTACGAGAAAAAACCGGAAAAGTTACTCCGAAACATGGAGGGAGACCCCATTTCATTTGCACATCTGCCAATTGGCGAAGCACGGGATCTTGAAATAAAAAGAGCATTCGACCGCGCTTACTCTAACACACTCAACAAGGAATCTTTCCTGGAAGAAAACCGGTCACAATTTGTGTACGGTTTGGCATACTTTTGCTGTCTGGCAGGACTTCCTGAAGCCGAAACAGCCAAACTGGCACTTCCACGCTGTATTACAAACAATTTTACAGCCGACGACCTCCGCCGCACCATCCGAATTAAATATAAAGAGTACGAAAATGCGTTTGGTACTGACAGCGGACTGACAAAAGTGGAGAAAGAGACACACCAGCTCGAAGAGTTTATCAAACGCAACTTCATGTTGCGCCGCAATGTAATACTACAAGGCATTGAATTCCGTTATGCCGATCATACCAATCATGAGTGGACCGAGCTTCGCGATCATCACCTCAACACCATTTATATCCGGGCACACAAAGAAGGAATAAACTGCACCCTGAATGATGTAAAGGCAATGGTAGATTCCGAGTTTACCCCCTCCTACCACCCTTTCAAGGATTTTATCTTTGTCCCCTTCACCGAATGGGATGGGCACGACTATATTGCCGATGTGGCAGCCACCGTACCCACCAAAGATCCCGAATATTTTGAATGGTGCTTCCGTAAATGGTTCGTGGCATTGGTTGCTTCATTGATAAACGACCGAGTAATTAATCATCAGATTCTGGTATTGATTGGCGGTAAACACGGTATGGGAAAATCCACCTGGCCGGAACGTCTGTTACCTCCCGAGTGGCGCAAAAGTCATTTCGATGCCAACGTATTTTCCAATAATGCCAATGCAACCCGCATGAAGCTAAGCACCAGTGCCATCCTGAATATCGACGAGCTGGATACCATTCAGCGATACGATCAGGAAACGGTAAAAGAGTTGTTCACCACGTTCAACATAAATATACGCATCTCGCCGGACCGTCCCCCACGAAATTTCACGCGCCATGCTTCCTTCTTCGGAACAACCAATCACATGGATATTCTGAGAGATTACACCGGTAGCCGTCGTAACCTATGCCACGAAGTAACAGGTCCTATAAATTTCGATTTCACCATAGATTACAAGCAACTCTATGCCCAGGCATGGAACATGATTCTCAATGGATTCCGTTACTACTTCAATTCAGAAGAAAATAGCATTGTAGAGCAGCACAACCAACACTACATGGAAACTGATGCAGATATGGAACTTTTCTATGAATATTACCGTAAACCGGAAGGTGAAGAGGAAGGTATTTTCCTTTCTGCAGCAAAACTAGCGGAATATATTAAAAGTAAAACGGGGATTGCTATTAGTAAGAAGATGATCGTTAAGCTGGGAAGGAACTTGAAATCACTTAATTATCAGTGGAAAAGAGTAAAAGGAAAAACAGTCTATAACGTAGTTATCAAGGAGTTAGATTAG
- a CDS encoding DUF6132 family protein has protein sequence MIKKIFTQYRLVLLGVVIGALGGYLYWLYIGCSSGSCPITSSPLLSSLWGAVMGGLLFSIFKREEKSNE, from the coding sequence ATGATAAAAAAAATATTCACACAATATCGGCTCGTATTGCTGGGAGTGGTAATCGGAGCTTTGGGAGGCTATCTGTATTGGCTATACATTGGCTGTTCAAGTGGTAGTTGTCCTATCACCTCCTCACCCTTATTAAGTTCATTGTGGGGTGCAGTTATGGGAGGACTATTGTTTAGCATCTTTAAAAGAGAGGAGAAAAGCAATGAATAA
- a CDS encoding DUF190 domain-containing protein — MEIKGEAKLLRIFTSNTDKFKHSLLYETIVFAAKRYGLAGATVTKGVMGYGSSSIIRSVKFWEITEKLPVVVEIIDESQKIDAFIEKILPWFDYLPTGCLITTENTTIILNKEGNGKNKLKK, encoded by the coding sequence ATGGAAATAAAAGGGGAAGCAAAGCTATTGCGGATATTTACCAGCAACACAGATAAATTTAAGCATTCACTTCTTTACGAAACAATTGTTTTCGCAGCAAAACGATACGGACTTGCCGGAGCAACAGTTACAAAGGGAGTTATGGGATACGGATCAAGCAGTATTATCCGTTCGGTTAAATTCTGGGAGATCACAGAGAAACTACCTGTTGTAGTGGAAATTATAGATGAATCTCAAAAGATTGATGCTTTTATCGAAAAAATACTTCCCTGGTTTGATTACCTGCCCACTGGCTGCCTGATCACAACCGAAAATACCACTATAATTTTAAATAAAGAGGGTAACGGAAAGAATAAATTGAAAAAATAA
- the crcB gene encoding fluoride efflux transporter CrcB, protein MIRILFIIGSGSFIGGILRYLLSRAMQNNIFSSFPFGTFIVNILGCFLIGLFYGLFERGNLVNNELRIFLTIGFCGGFTTFSTFASENMSLLRDGNFFYFALYTSLSIFLGLIATYLGNLITKIF, encoded by the coding sequence ATGATAAGAATATTATTCATCATTGGTTCCGGAAGTTTTATCGGTGGAATATTACGCTATCTCCTGTCAAGAGCTATGCAAAACAACATCTTCTCATCCTTTCCATTCGGAACATTTATTGTGAATATATTAGGATGTTTCCTTATTGGCCTGTTTTATGGACTTTTTGAACGGGGCAATCTGGTAAATAACGAACTGCGGATATTTCTCACTATCGGATTTTGTGGTGGGTTTACAACCTTTTCAACATTTGCCAGCGAAAACATGTCTCTTTTGAGAGATGGCAACTTTTTCTATTTTGCACTTTACACGAGTCTCAGCATTTTCCTTGGATTAATAGCCACCTATTTAGGTAATCTAATCACTAAAATATTTTGA
- a CDS encoding DUF4199 domain-containing protein: MMENRSFMNKYAMQYGTYMGIFWIIKFTLFPLGFSVPFLELFFLILTLLVPFVGYYFTKIYRDRICGGFMSFGHAWVFATFMYMFSALLTAVGHFVYFRFMDNGFIATSYLDMLHSVDKNQAVAAGLGSSLKQFEETINALGSLRPIEITMQLLSQNVIYGSLLALPTALFVKKKAAFPIEDSEEDSKDDNNQDENKE, from the coding sequence ATAATGGAGAACAGAAGCTTTATGAATAAGTATGCCATGCAGTATGGCACTTACATGGGGATTTTTTGGATTATAAAATTTACTTTATTTCCGCTTGGGTTTTCGGTGCCTTTTCTGGAGCTTTTCTTTCTTATACTGACATTACTGGTTCCTTTTGTAGGATATTATTTCACGAAAATATACCGGGACAGAATTTGCGGTGGATTTATGAGCTTTGGTCATGCATGGGTATTTGCTACTTTTATGTATATGTTTAGTGCATTGCTTACGGCTGTGGGACACTTCGTTTATTTCAGATTCATGGATAATGGCTTTATAGCAACTTCTTATCTTGACATGCTTCATTCAGTAGATAAGAATCAGGCTGTTGCTGCAGGATTGGGTAGCTCGCTTAAGCAATTCGAAGAAACCATAAATGCACTTGGTAGTCTTCGCCCGATTGAAATTACTATGCAATTGCTTTCACAAAATGTAATATATGGATCTTTACTGGCTCTTCCAACTGCTCTTTTCGTGAAAAAGAAGGCTGCTTTTCCTATAGAGGATAGCGAGGAGGATAGTAAAGACGATAATAATCAAGACGAAAATAAAGAATAG
- a CDS encoding glycosyltransferase, whose amino-acid sequence MDISVIVPLYNEEESLPELYAWIDRVMKENDFSYEVIFVNDGSTDRSWDVIEELSAKSETVKGIKFRRNYGKSPALFCGFKKAQGDVVITMDADLQDSPDEIPELYRMITEENYDLVSGWKEKRYDPLSKTLPTKLFNATARSVSGVKNLHDFNCGLKAYKKDVVKNVEVYGEMHRYIPYLAKSAGFTKIGEKVVQHQARKYGSTKFGMSRFVNGYLDLLSLWFLSKFGKKPMHIFGLLGSLMFFLGFISVIVVGASKLYSMYSGLEYRLVTESPYFYLALTCMIIGTQLFLAGFVGELVTRNAPERNNYKVEKEL is encoded by the coding sequence ATGGATATATCTGTAATAGTTCCGTTGTATAACGAAGAAGAATCTCTTCCAGAACTTTATGCATGGATTGATAGGGTGATGAAAGAAAACGATTTTTCTTATGAGGTGATCTTTGTAAATGATGGCAGTACCGATCGTTCATGGGATGTAATTGAAGAACTTAGTGCAAAGTCGGAAACTGTAAAAGGTATTAAATTCCGTCGTAATTATGGTAAGTCTCCTGCTTTGTTTTGTGGATTTAAAAAAGCACAAGGGGATGTGGTAATTACAATGGATGCTGATTTGCAGGACAGTCCGGATGAAATTCCAGAACTTTACAGAATGATTACAGAGGAGAATTATGACCTTGTTTCCGGATGGAAAGAAAAGAGATATGATCCGCTTTCAAAAACATTACCTACTAAGTTGTTCAATGCTACAGCCCGTTCTGTTTCGGGAGTTAAGAATCTGCATGATTTTAATTGCGGACTAAAGGCTTATAAAAAAGATGTTGTGAAGAATGTTGAAGTATATGGCGAAATGCACCGTTATATACCTTATCTGGCAAAAAGTGCCGGCTTTACAAAAATAGGGGAGAAGGTGGTTCAGCATCAGGCTCGTAAATATGGCTCTACTAAATTTGGTATGAGCAGATTTGTGAATGGATACCTGGATTTACTTTCTTTGTGGTTCCTTTCTAAATTCGGGAAAAAGCCAATGCATATTTTTGGATTGCTGGGTTCATTGATGTTCTTCCTGGGTTTTATATCTGTTATAGTTGTGGGTGCGTCTAAACTTTACTCTATGTATTCAGGGTTAGAATACAGACTGGTAACTGAATCTCCTTATTTTTATCTGGCTCTTACCTGCATGATTATTGGTACTCAATTGTTCCTGGCCGGATTTGTAGGTGAACTTGTTACACGGAACGCTCCGGAACGTAATAATTACAAAGTAGAAAAAGAACTGTAA
- a CDS encoding DUF6452 family protein produces MRHLLKLLFFTVFTCCAVSLFMACGEASESSVGRLSPLFKFVTKSTLKEKSFDSLTVVALNTVRGDSIIIDNEKTVTSATLPLSYVDSKTALVFKYSKDTIDTVWVTHTNTEHFISMDRGVAMFYHIDKVEHTKHLIDSIAIVNSEVNINEKENIRIYY; encoded by the coding sequence ATGAGACATCTATTGAAACTCTTGTTTTTTACAGTATTTACTTGCTGTGCTGTAAGCCTCTTTATGGCATGTGGTGAGGCTTCTGAGTCCTCAGTTGGACGTCTTTCGCCGCTATTTAAATTTGTGACTAAAAGTACGCTGAAAGAAAAATCGTTTGATTCGCTGACTGTGGTTGCTCTTAATACTGTTCGGGGTGACTCGATAATTATTGATAACGAAAAGACAGTTACTTCTGCCACTCTTCCACTTAGTTATGTTGATTCCAAAACAGCACTGGTCTTTAAATATTCAAAAGATACGATTGATACGGTTTGGGTTACTCATACTAATACTGAGCATTTTATTTCTATGGATCGTGGGGTAGCTATGTTTTATCATATAGACAAAGTGGAACACACCAAACATTTAATAGATTCTATCGCAATAGTAAATTCGGAAGTTAATATCAATGAAAAAGAAAATATTCGCATCTATTATTAG
- a CDS encoding DUF6048 family protein, producing MKKKIFASIISALALFVVSFPVLAQQQQQRQVLRKGQKKVISKIPKEVLPLYNGTFVGVDLYGIGSKAFGGDFLSSEVSVDVNLKNRFFPVVELGYGKVDKNNNNISYKSSAPYFRIGMDYNLMFKKKSLSHMYIGARYGFTALSYDVKSTGLDDDIYPGEVPFEYTGEKTTAHWMELVGGIRAEVFKNVLMGWSLRYKAKISVKDNVHSTPWYIPGFGENKSSTFGITYSLIYKLPF from the coding sequence ATGAAAAAGAAAATATTCGCATCTATTATTAGTGCACTTGCTTTATTCGTGGTCTCTTTTCCTGTTCTTGCTCAACAACAACAACAACGCCAAGTGCTGAGGAAAGGACAGAAGAAAGTAATTAGTAAAATTCCTAAAGAGGTGTTGCCATTGTATAATGGTACTTTTGTTGGGGTTGACTTGTACGGAATAGGAAGCAAAGCGTTTGGAGGTGATTTTTTGAGTTCGGAGGTTAGTGTTGATGTAAATCTGAAGAACCGCTTTTTCCCGGTTGTGGAATTAGGCTATGGTAAAGTAGATAAAAATAATAATAATATTTCCTATAAATCGTCGGCACCATATTTCAGAATAGGTATGGATTACAACTTAATGTTCAAGAAAAAGAGCTTAAGTCATATGTATATTGGAGCTCGGTATGGCTTTACTGCTTTGAGCTATGATGTGAAAAGCACCGGACTTGATGATGATATCTATCCGGGAGAAGTGCCTTTTGAATACACCGGAGAGAAAACTACTGCTCATTGGATGGAATTGGTTGGTGGTATCAGGGCTGAAGTATTTAAAAACGTTTTAATGGGATGGTCTTTGAGATACAAAGCTAAGATTAGCGTGAAAGATAATGTTCATTCAACACCTTGGTACATTCCGGGGTTTGGAGAAAATAAGTCTTCAACCTTTGGGATTACATACTCTTTGATTTATAAGTTACCTTTTTAA
- a CDS encoding manganese efflux pump MntP family protein has protein sequence MTNLENWLLAVGLAMDCLAVSIASGIIFKKVHWGNILTMAFFFGFFQALMPFLGWFGASRFSHLIENVDHWLVFLILAFLGGRMIWESFKDEECRSDFNPACLKVVFTLAIATSLDALAVGVSFAFMGMRTVNSIISPILIIGLVSFVMSVFGLLFGIFFGCKHNMRVELWGGLILIGIGTKVLIEHLCL, from the coding sequence ATGACAAATTTAGAAAACTGGCTGCTTGCTGTGGGGCTGGCAATGGATTGCCTGGCTGTGTCAATAGCAAGTGGCATTATTTTTAAGAAAGTTCACTGGGGCAATATCCTTACGATGGCTTTCTTCTTTGGTTTTTTTCAGGCTTTAATGCCTTTTTTGGGATGGTTCGGTGCAAGTAGGTTCAGTCATTTGATAGAGAATGTAGACCATTGGCTGGTTTTCCTTATTCTTGCTTTTCTTGGTGGAAGAATGATATGGGAATCGTTTAAAGACGAAGAGTGCAGGAGTGACTTTAATCCGGCTTGCTTAAAGGTTGTTTTTACATTGGCCATAGCAACTAGTCTGGATGCTCTTGCTGTGGGTGTGTCTTTCGCCTTTATGGGGATGAGAACCGTTAATAGCATTATTTCACCGATATTGATTATTGGTCTTGTTTCTTTTGTAATGTCTGTCTTTGGTTTGCTTTTCGGGATATTCTTTGGGTGCAAACACAATATGAGAGTGGAACTGTGGGGTGGACTTATATTGATTGGTATTGGAACAAAAGTGCTGATAGAACATCTTTGTTTATAA
- the panD gene encoding aspartate 1-decarboxylase — MMIEVMKSKLHRVRVTEADLNYMGSITIDEDLMDAANLIANERVHIVDNNNGERFSTYIIKGERGTGKICLNGAAARKVQVGDIIIIMSYAMMDFEEAKSFKPTVVFPDTMTNKLVE, encoded by the coding sequence ATGATGATTGAAGTAATGAAGTCAAAGCTACACCGTGTACGTGTAACAGAGGCTGATTTAAATTACATGGGTAGTATTACAATTGACGAAGATTTAATGGATGCGGCCAACCTCATCGCCAATGAGAGAGTACATATCGTAGATAACAATAACGGTGAACGTTTCTCAACTTATATTATAAAAGGCGAACGTGGTACAGGTAAGATTTGCCTGAATGGTGCAGCTGCCCGGAAGGTACAAGTTGGAGATATCATTATTATCATGTCTTATGCCATGATGGATTTTGAAGAAGCTAAAAGCTTTAAACCGACAGTGGTTTTCCCCGACACCATGACCAATAAATTAGTTGAATAA